The Etheostoma cragini isolate CJK2018 chromosome 5, CSU_Ecrag_1.0, whole genome shotgun sequence genome contains a region encoding:
- the acsl2 gene encoding long-chain-fatty-acid--CoA ligase 1 yields the protein MHFQDWLQSLRSSAGLKASESEDFWSLLPSRSSFSLSSSSLLGLGALASLTAYWLVTRPRPMRPPCDLQAQSVAVNGDPSCRRSALLKDDTLLEFYYDDTRTVFDMFQRGLRIAGSEPCLGFRQPGQPYQWISYTEVAERAQVLGSGLLAKGCQPNPQQFVGIFAQNRPEWIVSELACYTFSMAVVPLYDTLGLEAMVHILNLAEISLVICDREEKAAALLENKEKGVTPKLSCLVLFNEFSEAFVERAKNCKMEVLKLEQLMDLGRQYLKDPVPPQPEDLAVVCFTSGTTGKPKGAMITHGNIASNTSSVIKILEGSFEIQQQDVSISYLPLAHMFERMIQVSMFCHGARVGFYQGDISLLMDDIKTLKPTFFPVVPRLLNRIYDKILGSVTSPLRRALLHYAVRRKQAELSSGVVRNNSLWDKLVFNRIQASLGGNVRFALTASAPISPTVLSFLRATLGCLIFEGYGQTECTAGCTFSMPGDWSAGHVGAPLPCAKVKLIDIPDMNYFAKNGNGEICISGPSVFKGYLRDPERTAEALDSDGWLHSGDVGQWLPNGTLRIIDRKKHIFKLSQGEYIAPEKIENVYMRCVPVLQVFVHGDSLQSFLIGIVVPDPEVFVDWAKERGFLGSYEELCQNPDLKKAVLEDMTAVGKEAGLKSFEQVKDIYLHPETFSIANGLLTPTLKSRRVDIRRVFQEQISSMYSKTAI from the exons ATGCATTTCCAGGACTGGTTACAGTCACTTCGCTCAAGCGCTGGACTCAAAGCTTCTGAATCGGAGGACTTCTGGAGTCTCCTGCCGTCCCGGTCGTCCTtctccctgtcctcctcctctctgctgggTCTCGGAGCCCTGGCGTCTCTCACCGCATACTGGCTGGTGACCCGTCCTCGACCCATGCGTCCTCCCTGTGATCTACAAGCCCAGTCTGTCGCTGTGAAT GGAGATCCCAGCTGCAGACGATCGGCTCTCCTTAAAGACGACACACTGCTGGAGTTTTACTACGATGACACCAGGACGGTGTTTGACATGTTCCAGAGAGGCCTGAGGATCGCAG GCAGCGAGCCGTGTCTGGGCTTCAGACAGCCGGGCCAGCCCTACCAGTGGATCTCCTACACTGAG GTGGCTGAGCGGGCCCAGGTGCTGGGCTCGGGGCTGTTGGCCAAGGGCTGCCAGCCCAACCCGCAGCAGTTTGTGGGGATATTTGCACAGAACAGACCCGAG TGGATCGTCTCGGAGCTGGCGTGCTACACCTTCTCCATGGCCGTGGTGCCTCTGTACGACACCCTGGGCCTGGAGGCCATGGTCCACATCCTCAACCTGG CGGAGATCTCTCTGGTGATCTGCGACCGGGAGGAGAAGGCGGCGGCGTTGTTGGAGAACAAGGAGAAAGGCGTGACGCCGAAGCTCTCCTGCCTGGTCCTCTTCAACGAGTTCAGCGAGGCGTTCGTGGAGAGGGCGAAGAACTGCAAGATGGAGGTCCTGAAGCTGGAGCAGCTGATG GACCTGGGAAGGCAGTACCTCAAAGATCCTGTG CCGCCCCAGCCCGAGGATCTGGCCGTGGTTTGCTTCACCAGTGGAACCACAG GGAAGCCCAAGGGAGCCATGATCACCCACGGCAACATCGCCTCCAACACTTCCTCTGTCATTAAGATCCTGGAG ggttCGTTTGAGATCCAACAGCAGGATGTGTCGATCTCCTACCTGCCCCTTGCCCACATGTTCGAGAGGATGATTCAG GTGTCTATGTTCTGCCACGGGGCGAGAGTAGGATTCTACCAAGGCGACATTTCTCTTCTCATGGATGACATTAAAACCCTCAAACCCACCTTCTTTCCTGTTGTGCCTCGTTTGCTCAATCGCATCTATGACAAG ATCCTGGGTTCTGTGACCTCTCCGCTGCGACGGGCCTTGCTTCACTACGCTGTGAGGAGGAAGCAGGCAGAGCTCAGCAGTGGAGTCGTACGCAACAACAGTCTGTGGGACAAACTGGTGTTCAACAGGATTCAG GCCAGTTTAGGAGGTAACGTGCGGTTTGCGTTGACCGCTTCAGCACCCATCTCGCCCACTGTGCTGTCCTTCCTCAGAGCCACTCTGGGCTGTCTGATCTTTGAAGGTTACGGACAGACGGAGTGCACGGCCGGCTGCACTTTCTCTATGCCCGGAGACTGGAGCGCAG GTCATGTAGGGGCTCCGCTGCCCTGCGCCAAGGTGAAGCTGATAGACATCCCTGATATGAACTACTTTGCTAAGAACGGAAATGGAGAG ATCTGTATTAGTGGCCCCAGCGTGTTCAAAGGTTACCTGAGGGACCCAGAGAGGACGGCTGAAGCCTTGGACAGCGACGGCTGGCTGCACAGTGGAGACGTAGGCCAGTGGCTTCCA AACGGGACGCTACGCATCATTGACAGGAAGAAGCACATCTTCAAGTTGTCCCAGGGAGAGTACATCGCTCCAGAGAAGATAGAAAATGTCTACATGCGTTGTGTTCCTGTGCTGCAGGTGTTCGTGCACGGAGATAGTTTACAG TCTTTTCTCATAGGCATAGTTGTACCTGACCCGGAGGTGTTTGTTGACTGGGCTAAAGAGCGAGGGTTTTTGGGATCCTACGAAGAGCTGTGCCAGAATCCT GATTTAAAGAAAGCAGTCTTAGAGGACATGACAGCTGTGGGGAAGGAAGCGGGGctgaagtcctttgaacaa GTGAAGGACATTTACTTGCACCCGGAGACGTTCAGCATCGCCAACGGCCTTCTCACCCCAACTCTGAAGAGCAGACGCGTCGACATCCGCAGAGTCTTCCAGGAACAAATATCAAGCATGTACAGCAAGACAGCCATCTGA